The genomic region tgcatgttttggttttgttccgtgcatgtgtttgtatatgttgtgccaccaatttgcttatcttgagtaatcaaatatgtgtgtgttggttttcacatcatgtacgtgtgtgtcgtgcaTTGAGCCTTTGcacatcttgtttgtatcttagttggctcttgtgagagattaatggaaaaTCCCATTTTTGGGAAGTGATGTgcttgtgcacctcacaatcctataagtgtgtgtacatgaggaataccatctagtattgatattacaagatcatctagtcgctatgtggtatgtcttctcatgagaaattaaaattctaaatagtccattaattatttATTGTTGGATTCTTATTGTCGCTTGTGAAGTTttctttggtatcacattatgggggagtaatgtgCTATGTGCAAATTACAAGCCTAGAAAaggtgtacatttgagatattgtcacctagaatttatattataaattatcttgttcctaggttgcactttagctctacaagttgcaatttgcttttgtatttggtgtgaagatgatgatggatatcattgaaatctaccaccgggaatcatttacaaatacttcttgtctcttgacaattggtaatcatttatgttgtagaaattgttgatcatctttacattggcctttgcttttatttgccttatctcttgccaaggattgtgtcaactcccattgtcttccataccacttgtggatcttgttaatttcttgatcttgcctagtgttttctagatatagtgaaagtggtgatcccaccttgtgcattttgtattcaaatgcaaattctctataatgcactactcttgggggagctatcctgtTTTCTATAAAActctcatcttgtgatccttatcaagtgtgtgttggtggaaggcaagccgttcctttttggtactttgtgccatcatgaaacttagTAGAGGGCTtcgtttgtttggaaccatcctctcttttgggagttcgaTATCTCTTTTTTTCGTgtttcaatggatatctcattccttgatgaaTCTTTCAAGTGATAtattccaagtgatgatttattcatctggtatcttttcttcacgtggtatttctttgtcaattggtatcAACTCTTGAAAGTCTTGatcatgcatattaacttcatgtagtttctttggcatgctttctttctttgacccaatatttaggggaaactccaccaagtctcaaatcggatgagatgtgcatgaaattcattttcatatctatatgcacatatttatgtggagtttttcCTATGTATTATTGGTTCTCTAACTCCTTGGTCCCAATGAgcttgggtaccattttgtttgtggtgTTGTTATAGGAACAActagagatgcattggatgctcagttcattcaaaaggaaggtggtttcaccatgtgcttattggagtcaagctaggacgTTCAATCAAATACTATCATTTacattcaattggtatctactacatccttccaatgttatctcggtaacaagtatctactcATGCATACATTTCTTACATACAACCTTGTGTAGGTTACATCATGGCATGAATTTTTCTTGATTAGTTCTTGTGATACTCGTTTcccttctcaaagcatctcaacaatgatctcttgttgatagttgtgatgtctttgatgttcatTTGGTTGAAGCTCATTTATATACTACTAGCCGAATGCCCATACGTTGCCACGGGTCAAAAAACGCATTATGATCAAATaattttttgaattaaaaaatgCGTGTCGGATATGATAGGACTGGTTTCAATTCCTGGACAAATTGATTCTCTCCCTCTTATTTCTTCCTAGGCAATCGTCGCATGTCTTTAAAAACTCCCCCTTGCATCATTTTATTCTCCTCACCCTTCCTTTCCCTTCACCTTTTCCACAGTGCCGTGTGGGCAAGCCCTATTCAAAATCTTGTATTTTCATTTATTATGTCATCGATTCAAAATATTATTTGATCTCCTTTTTGAATGGAAACTTACAAAGTCCTCTCACAACTAACTAGAAAGAAACATGAACTTTGATAAGTATAGAAACAAAGACAAAAAtcatattttctaaaaaaatagaCCCTCTCAAACAACATATAATACTCCCAAACCCAAAGTTAAATATACCTACAAGAGATGTAAGCTTAATGTAAAACATCTGACTTTTAGGTCACTCTCATAAAAGGTTATTTCTACAACGATCAAATGACTGGGAGGAGCATCTTGAGTTCAAGCAGTTCTCTCTGAAGGCGTAGGTTGAGTTAAAGGCTGTCCTCTTTCTTCTCAAGAGGAACTCCTGACCTCCTTGAGAATATAAAGAAGCTTAACAAACCAAGCTCTATGTGCCCCCTATCTTGACCATGGACAAATACCAACTTTTGCAACAAAAAAAATACAAACTGAAAATTCAAAGCCAGGATGTTAGCGATAGTTAGTTCAAACTCGTACAACCCCAAAAGCAATAGTTAGTTTAAACTCTTACAGCCCAAAAAGCATATGGTTTGATCGCCTCCAAGTTTCAACATTACCTTGAGCTTTAGACATGCTTTCTGATTTTGTAGAGTTAGAGATAAAAGCTCCAAGAATGATTAAAAATTGAGAGTGATTTGATGAGTTAGGACTGACAGGAACATTCAGTAGGACAACCAACACAAAAACTACGACGACATACTACCATCACATGAAATATGTAAATGTGTGTGCATTATTTAGGTTCTCAACATCTATCTCTCATGCTCTTCTGATTCACTTTTCTCCTACCAAGCATCTCACTGCCAATCTATCAAAAAAATAGCAGCTTCCCACATAGATGGGGCCTCGGTCAGCAACGCGGCGGGAGCAGAAATCAGCCTCCAGGAAGTACTCGGCAAGCTTGATATAGACCAATGACCACCTTGATTGATGACAGTAGTCCGTGAGAAGACGTCACACTCTGGCTCACCGCAGAAGTAATTCTGCACACATGAAGACTTAGAAAAAAAGAATGAATGTCTTAAAAAAATTAAAAGCTAcacatataaaagtgtaaaaaggcATAAGTGGGAACAAAATTGTGGAATAGCTCTGATGATGCACATAAGACTATGCGGCGCTTTGATTATCATGGAAGATTAAATGCTCGTAAATCGTAATGTACCCTTCATGACCATAATCAAATCCCGAGAAAGATAAAAATTGTTATCACCACAAGCCACATACAAGATGTCTAGAAAGCAAATAGCAATTGTCATTTTGACAAGAATCAAAATATGAGACATTATTCAGAAAAAGAATTATAAGTTCAACGTGCAGGCAACATGATACTAATTTATACACACACAGTTGTCATGCGTACAGCAGGCGCCATTTGAAAACAGAGTACTCCCCCAGTCCCAAAATAAGTATCTTTGATTTAGTACATGTAGTACAGTTTTATAGTATAAACTGTACTAAACAAAATaaacttattttgggatggatggAGTAATCATTATCGGTATACATAGACAGTTCTTGGACAAACCGAGACCTACATGCAGCTGCAATCATGCATCAAAACTGCTAGTACAAAATACATCTTTTGAATGTTGAAATTTTACGGTTTGGCAGCCATCTGCAATCATGCATCCATTCTCAGAACCATATCATGATTGAAAATCTTCCAATTCGGTAGTATCCAGATTAATATAACAAGCAACAATTTGAGAGTTGGGAGACATTACTTAAATCATGATTCACTTTTTACAGTGTAGTTTCACCATGATAAAAAAATCCCAATTTGGTAGTCTGCACATCAACATTACGAGCAACAATTTTCCACTTTTTACAAAGCAGTTCATGTAGAAGATGGCAGCGAGGATGTGGGTTTGACACTACTGATCATCAGCAGATTTTGAATGATACCTTTTGGACCTTGTGATTAAAAAAGATGTTGAACTATTGGCAGAGATTCAAAATCAGTCAAGGATTGGTTGATTAGCACCGTGATTCTACAACAAAGTGATCAAATTTTGAGTACCTCCCAATAAGTGTTTGCTTCACCCTTGCTGTTGGAGACCCGGAGCAGGGGCAGGTTGGGGAGGCCACGGAGGAACGAGAGGAGGTAGGCAGGGCTGGGGTTCTCGAGGTGCGTGGGGCTTAGGAAGCTGGATGACACCGGGCTGGGGTGGTAGGAAGGCACCGGGCTCGGGAACGCCGACGACGGTGCACTGAGCAGCTGCGAGGATGAGCAGGGGCTCATGCCCACCGACGAGACCCCACCGAACGGCCTGGATGACGGCGGCTTGTATCCCTGCCATGAATCGAACCAAACAAACAGATCTACACATCCAAGCAAGGCTAGCTAGATCCAGGAAATGGAAGGAGAGAAGAAACATGGGATGGGGGGGGCATCTCGATCCCGAGACCAAGAAGCGAGGCTTCACCTTGCGGTAGGTGGTGATGTCGTCCTCCATGACCCATTCGGCCTCGCGGCAGAGCTCCTTGAGCACCTTGTTGTTGTCGCAGTGCTTGGGGAGCTTGTAGCTGCCGAGCGTGCGGAGGCCGATGAAGATCTTGGCGGCGATggcccggcgccggcgctcgcgaCGCTTGTTGTTCTCCCGCTCCTTCCATGTGGGTGTCCGACCCAGCCCGACGTCCGCCTCCGTCGCTATCGGcgggaggaggtcggcggcggtgATTCCTCTCTGGAGAGAATAGGGAATCGAGAGTGAGGGATTTGGGGAAGGGAGTGGGAGGTGGGACACGAGGACTTGGGGACGtgcgttgtttttcttttttttattttttctttttctcgtgaGCGGAGGGGCGGGGAGGCAGTCCAATTTTTTAGGAATCGTAGGAGGGTGGGGTGGAGGGGAGCGAGGCGATCATGAAGGTCGAACCATCGTAGGAGGTCGAACCATCATGACGTTCgattctcctttaatagtagagataagaTAATATTAAGCCATGCGCTATGTGCTTTTCAAGCAAAGATCTTATCAGCATATTTTATGACTTCCGTTTGGGTATCATATTCTTTCCTTGAGTAACCATTTCTTGTgtgcatccttctttgtggattgatatcatcatgattttcatCTACCTAGAGTCGTATACACCTGATAGAAGTTACATCTTTAGTGGATATCCTTATTATTTCACGTCCACCTTTCTTTCCTTTGTATTTCCTAGGTGGATCCGTGAAAGGATTTGTCTTGAGTGCGGATCTTATAtctttgcatcttgttgcactcttttGTGGTGAAGATTGTTTTCCTCTTGGTTGTCATGATGAGGCTTTTGCCAATTCAATTGGTATCCCTCCTCTTAACGGAGCTTCCTTTTATATCTTCACCAcaggttgtcacaagcataggtgcTTTATAGGCCT from Triticum aestivum cultivar Chinese Spring chromosome 4A, IWGSC CS RefSeq v2.1, whole genome shotgun sequence harbors:
- the LOC123083918 gene encoding protein BZR1 homolog 1-like; its protein translation is MGGEGGGRCAGEGGDRCAGRAAAGARGRAAAGAWGRAAAGARGWAVPAWEGDGERGITAADLLPPIATEADVGLGRTPTWKERENNKRRERRRRAIAAKIFIGLRTLGSYKLPKHCDNNKVLKELCREAEWVMEDDITTYRKGYKPPSSRPFGGVSSVGMSPCSSSQLLSAPSSAFPSPVPSYHPSPVSSSFLSPTHLENPSPAYLLSFLRGLPNLPLLRVSNSRPITPNLTNPSSPSHQSHRFPKLKPSYSAPPPSLPFP